Proteins encoded by one window of Martelella endophytica:
- the rlmH gene encoding 23S rRNA (pseudouridine(1915)-N(3))-methyltransferase RlmH, producing MQIGIFAVGRLKSGPEKDLVARYLDRLKKTGKAQGLDFSKVTEINESRAGNAATRKREEAAALENILSPETVLALLDEHGKSLDSLGFAGEIEKFRDNGKREMIFAIGGADGLDPALTERADLVINFGNMTWPHQIVRILLAEQLYRAVTLMAGHPYHRA from the coding sequence ATGCAGATCGGCATATTCGCGGTCGGAAGACTGAAGTCCGGACCGGAAAAGGACCTTGTTGCGCGCTATCTCGACCGGCTGAAGAAGACCGGCAAGGCGCAGGGGCTCGATTTTTCCAAAGTCACCGAAATCAATGAAAGCCGCGCCGGCAATGCCGCAACGCGCAAGCGCGAGGAAGCGGCGGCTCTCGAAAACATTCTTAGCCCCGAAACCGTGCTGGCGCTGCTCGACGAGCACGGCAAATCGCTCGACAGCCTTGGTTTTGCCGGGGAAATCGAGAAATTCCGCGACAACGGCAAGCGCGAGATGATCTTCGCCATCGGCGGCGCCGATGGGCTTGATCCGGCGCTGACGGAGCGTGCCGACCTCGTCATCAATTTCGGCAACATGACATGGCCGCACCAGATCGTGCGTATCCTGCTTGCCGAACAGCTCTACCGCGCCGTCACACTGATGGCCGGACACCCCTATCACCGCGCATGA